A single region of the Acidobacteriota bacterium genome encodes:
- the guaB gene encoding IMP dehydrogenase, whose amino-acid sequence METSDSGGDTPALALTFDDVLLAPGLSEVHPNDVRLGTRVTRGIELNIPLISAAMDTVTEAELAIALAQEGGIGVIHKNLSIEAQATEVDRVKRSEAGMIVNPITIRPEQRIHEALDLMARYKISGVPVTDREGHLVGILTNRDLRFETNTSLPVSELMTHENLVTVPEGTTLDQAKAELHRHRIEKLLVVDDDGNLKGLITVKDIQKMMEYPIACKDDLGRLRVAAAVGTAGNYLERAQALASAQADVLVVDSSHAHSRGVLSALVRIREALPEAQLLVGNVATAEGARALAERGADGIKVGIGPGSICTTRVVTGAGMPQVTAIRDAASEAGEVPIVADGGIRFSGDLTKALACGAHSVMVGSLLAGTEESPGETILYQGRSYKAYRGMGSLSAMAEGSADRYFQSDDEPLSKLVPEGIEGMVPHKGSVHQVIAQLTGGLRSGMGLSGCASIGELRTRARMVRVTAAGQKEGHAHDVVITKESPNYWVDRS is encoded by the coding sequence ATGGAAACGTCGGATTCCGGGGGTGACACCCCCGCACTTGCCCTCACCTTCGACGATGTCCTCCTGGCCCCGGGCCTGTCGGAGGTGCATCCGAACGACGTTCGCCTCGGCACCCGCGTCACGCGCGGCATCGAGCTGAACATCCCGTTGATCTCGGCCGCGATGGACACCGTGACCGAGGCCGAGCTGGCGATCGCCCTGGCCCAGGAGGGGGGCATCGGCGTGATCCACAAGAACCTCTCCATCGAAGCCCAGGCCACCGAAGTCGATCGCGTCAAGCGCTCCGAGGCGGGCATGATCGTCAACCCGATCACGATCCGGCCCGAGCAGCGCATTCACGAAGCGCTCGACCTGATGGCCCGCTACAAGATCTCCGGCGTCCCGGTCACCGACCGCGAGGGGCACCTGGTGGGTATTCTGACCAACCGCGACCTGCGGTTCGAGACGAACACGAGCCTTCCCGTGTCCGAGCTGATGACGCACGAGAACCTGGTCACGGTTCCCGAGGGAACGACCCTGGACCAGGCCAAGGCCGAACTCCACCGCCACCGGATCGAGAAGCTGCTGGTCGTGGACGACGACGGCAACCTGAAGGGGTTGATCACCGTCAAGGACATCCAGAAGATGATGGAGTACCCGATCGCCTGCAAGGACGACCTCGGCCGCCTGCGGGTGGCGGCTGCGGTCGGCACGGCCGGCAACTACCTGGAACGGGCGCAGGCCCTGGCCTCGGCCCAGGCCGATGTGCTCGTCGTGGACTCCTCGCACGCCCACAGCCGCGGCGTGCTCAGTGCTTTGGTCCGAATCCGCGAAGCGCTCCCGGAAGCCCAGCTTCTCGTCGGCAACGTGGCGACCGCCGAGGGTGCGCGGGCCCTCGCCGAACGCGGCGCGGACGGGATCAAGGTCGGCATCGGACCGGGCAGCATATGTACCACGCGCGTCGTTACCGGTGCCGGCATGCCCCAGGTCACGGCGATCCGCGACGCCGCTTCCGAAGCAGGAGAAGTGCCCATCGTGGCCGACGGCGGCATCCGCTTCTCCGGCGATCTGACCAAGGCGCTGGCCTGCGGCGCCCACAGCGTCATGGTCGGCTCGCTGCTCGCCGGCACCGAGGAAAGCCCCGGCGAAACGATCCTCTACCAGGGGCGAAGCTACAAGGCTTACCGCGGCATGGGTTCCCTGTCCGCGATGGCCGAGGGCAGCGCCGACCGGTACTTCCAGTCCGACGACGAGCCGCTCTCGAAGCTGGTGCCCGAGGGCATCGAAGGCATGGTCCCCCACAAGGGCAGCGTCCACCAGGTGATCGCCCAACTGACCGGCGGCCTGCGGTCCGGCATGGGCCTCTCCGGGTGCGCCAGCATCGGCGAACTGCGAACCCGGGCCCGCATGGTCCGGGTCACCGCCGCGGGCCAGAAGGAAGGCCACGCGCATGACGTGGTGATCACGAAGGAGTCGCCCAACTACTGGGTCGACCGGAGCTAG
- a CDS encoding long-chain fatty acid--CoA ligase, giving the protein MTLSTMMDYPLTIRMIFDHGRRVYADSRVITCTADGARIGTYAEVAAHAAQLAHALRDLGIEPGDRVGTFAWNNQEHMEAYFAIPCMGAVLHTLNIRLFPEQLTYVTNHAEDRVVIVDDSLVPLLGQVAADLTTVEHFIVVGDGDASPLEAGGAAIHRYDDLIAGQPTAFDWPEIDERAACAMCYTSGTTGNPKGVAYSHRSSFLHALGVASGGALGINQKDSILAIVPMFHANAWGLPHVGWFTGADFVMPGPFLQAEPLCRIIAEHRPTLSGAVPTIWNDVLRYSENHEVDFSSFRAVLCGGSAVPRSLIEGFRDRFGVDIIQGWGMTETSPLAAMAIPPRGTPRDEEVDWRVKTGRIISGVEVRITNDAGEVLPWDGEAVGEIEIRGPWITGSYYLDDDPEKFHDGWLRTGDVASIDEFGFMQITDRAKDVIKSGGEWISSVDLENELMGHPAVAEAAVVGVPDDRWDERPLACVVLSDGAEADPGELRSYLADRVARWWVPERWTFIDEVPKTSVGKFDKKVLRARYGDGELEVVG; this is encoded by the coding sequence ATGACCCTCAGCACGATGATGGACTACCCGCTGACGATCAGGATGATCTTCGATCACGGCCGCCGGGTGTACGCGGACAGCCGCGTGATCACCTGCACCGCGGACGGCGCGCGGATCGGCACCTACGCCGAAGTGGCGGCCCATGCGGCCCAACTCGCCCACGCGTTGAGGGATCTCGGGATCGAGCCGGGCGACCGGGTCGGCACCTTCGCCTGGAACAACCAGGAGCACATGGAGGCCTACTTCGCCATCCCCTGCATGGGGGCCGTCCTGCACACCCTGAACATCCGCCTGTTCCCGGAACAGTTGACCTACGTCACGAACCATGCCGAGGACCGCGTCGTGATCGTCGACGACTCCCTGGTGCCGCTCCTGGGACAGGTGGCGGCCGACCTGACCACGGTCGAGCACTTCATCGTGGTCGGCGACGGCGATGCCTCTCCACTCGAGGCCGGTGGGGCTGCCATTCACCGCTACGACGACCTGATTGCCGGCCAACCCACCGCGTTCGACTGGCCCGAGATCGACGAGCGGGCGGCGTGCGCCATGTGCTACACGAGCGGCACGACCGGCAACCCGAAGGGCGTCGCCTACAGCCACCGATCCTCCTTCCTGCACGCCCTGGGCGTCGCCTCCGGCGGCGCGCTGGGAATCAACCAGAAGGACAGCATTCTGGCCATCGTGCCGATGTTCCACGCGAACGCCTGGGGCCTTCCCCACGTCGGCTGGTTCACCGGCGCCGACTTCGTGATGCCCGGTCCCTTCCTCCAGGCCGAACCGCTCTGCCGGATCATCGCCGAGCACCGCCCCACGCTCTCGGGCGCCGTACCGACGATCTGGAACGACGTCCTGCGCTACTCCGAGAACCACGAGGTGGACTTCTCCTCGTTCCGCGCGGTGCTGTGCGGCGGTTCCGCCGTCCCGCGCTCCCTGATCGAGGGCTTCCGGGACCGCTTCGGCGTCGACATCATCCAGGGCTGGGGAATGACCGAGACCTCGCCCCTCGCGGCGATGGCGATTCCCCCGCGCGGTACCCCGCGCGACGAGGAGGTCGACTGGCGGGTCAAGACCGGCCGCATCATCTCCGGCGTCGAAGTCCGGATCACGAACGACGCCGGCGAGGTCCTGCCCTGGGACGGCGAGGCGGTCGGCGAAATCGAGATCCGCGGCCCGTGGATCACCGGCTCGTACTACCTCGACGACGATCCCGAGAAGTTCCACGACGGCTGGCTCCGGACCGGCGACGTCGCCTCGATCGACGAGTTCGGTTTCATGCAGATCACCGACCGGGCCAAGGACGTCATCAAGTCCGGCGGCGAGTGGATCTCCTCCGTCGATCTCGAGAACGAGCTGATGGGCCATCCGGCGGTCGCCGAAGCCGCCGTGGTCGGCGTCCCCGACGACCGCTGGGACGAGCGGCCCCTCGCCTGCGTCGTCCTCAGCGACGGCGCGGAGGCCGATCCGGGCGAACTCAGGAGCTACCTGGCTGACCGGGTCGCCCGCTGGTGGGTGCCCGAGCGGTGGACCTTCATTGACGAGGTGCCGAAGACGAGCGTCGGCAAGTTCGACAAGAAGGTGCTGCGGGCGCGGTATGGGGACGGGGAACTCGAAGTCGTCGGCTGA
- a CDS encoding bifunctional riboflavin kinase/FAD synthetase, whose protein sequence is MTSTELPRGVIATIGNYDGIHIGQQSVLDMVTGRAREVGAPSAVITFDPHPLSVVRPEEAPPRLVTQDQKEALLASAGVDYVLTIRFSHEFSNTRARTFVRDFLHGQLAALELYVGSNFTFGRRREGNMALLREMGTSCGFVAVEIDEVRSGGERVSSSRIRSLVLEGRIAEANDLLGRPYTMTGTIARGDRMGQRLGWPTINLAPDNELYPHNGVYVTKVYFPSFEATFRSVTNIGTRPTVYENYRRVIESHILDFSSDVYGERVDLSFCRHLREEKLFSSMMDLSAQIGRDADAAREYFRRLESSTNRPN, encoded by the coding sequence ATGACGTCGACCGAGCTGCCGCGCGGGGTGATCGCCACGATCGGCAACTACGACGGCATTCACATCGGCCAGCAGAGCGTGCTCGACATGGTCACCGGCCGCGCCCGGGAGGTCGGCGCGCCGTCCGCGGTGATCACCTTCGACCCCCATCCGCTCAGCGTCGTTCGTCCGGAGGAGGCGCCGCCGAGGCTGGTGACCCAGGACCAGAAGGAGGCTCTGCTGGCGTCGGCGGGCGTGGACTACGTGCTGACGATCCGTTTCTCGCACGAGTTCTCCAACACCCGGGCGCGGACCTTCGTGCGCGACTTCCTGCACGGCCAGCTCGCCGCCCTGGAGCTCTATGTCGGCTCGAACTTCACCTTCGGCCGCCGGCGCGAGGGCAACATGGCGCTGCTCAGGGAGATGGGAACGTCCTGCGGCTTCGTGGCGGTGGAGATCGACGAGGTGCGTTCCGGGGGCGAGCGGGTTTCGAGCAGCCGGATCCGCAGCCTCGTGCTGGAAGGCAGGATCGCCGAAGCGAACGATCTGCTCGGACGTCCGTACACGATGACGGGCACGATCGCGCGCGGTGACCGCATGGGCCAGCGGCTCGGCTGGCCGACGATCAACCTGGCCCCGGACAACGAGCTCTACCCGCACAACGGCGTGTACGTGACCAAGGTGTACTTTCCCAGCTTCGAGGCGACGTTCCGGTCGGTGACGAACATCGGCACCAGGCCCACCGTCTATGAGAACTACCGGCGGGTCATCGAGAGCCACATCCTCGACTTCTCGAGCGATGTGTACGGCGAGCGCGTGGACCTGTCCTTCTGCCGGCATCTGCGCGAGGAGAAGCTGTTCTCGTCGATGATGGACCTTTCCGCGCAGATCGGACGTGACGCCGACGCCGCGCGGGAGTACTTTCGCCGTCTCGAGAGTTCCACCAACAGACCCAACTGA
- the rimO gene encoding 30S ribosomal protein S12 methylthiotransferase RimO, with protein sequence MTSPRRRVEPGASSGAAGPGRSSVGLVSLGCAKNHVDSEIMLGALDRQGYRLVADLDEADTVIVNTCGFIDEAREESIDAILNAAARKTDGAAPVRQLLVAGCMANRYGHELQAEIPEIDGFIDLDSLRQAGDLVKLGGAPPARPSASHLVFDHRDSRLLTTSGYAYLKVAEGCNNPCTFCAIPVWRGRLRSREIDSLVAEARNLTGRGARELVLVAQDTTRYGEDLGYGRHGLVRLVEALLAGTDADWIRCLYAYPTTLDDDLLRLMASERRVASYLDMPLQHSDRRMLRAMRRGGTAERYRRIFARARELDPEVSLRTTFIVGFPGEDDAAFEDLLEFVSEVRFDHLGAFVYSRETDTPSAALPDQVPRGLAEERRERLLELQREVSLARRRRFVGRTVPMLVEGPCEETEHLLCARHQGMAPDVDGRVLINDIVTAGSGSGDGEASLADVAAGRMAEVEVTDAFADDLVGRVVAARPVTAWANA encoded by the coding sequence GTGACGAGCCCCCGAAGGAGGGTGGAGCCCGGCGCCTCGTCCGGCGCGGCCGGGCCCGGGCGTTCAAGCGTCGGCCTGGTCAGCCTCGGCTGCGCCAAGAACCACGTCGACAGCGAGATCATGCTCGGGGCACTGGACCGCCAGGGCTACCGGCTGGTCGCGGATCTCGACGAGGCCGACACGGTGATCGTCAACACCTGCGGGTTCATCGACGAAGCCAGGGAGGAATCGATCGACGCGATTCTGAACGCAGCGGCCCGCAAGACCGACGGTGCCGCGCCCGTCAGGCAGCTTCTCGTGGCGGGGTGCATGGCCAACCGGTACGGCCACGAACTTCAGGCCGAGATCCCGGAGATCGACGGTTTCATCGATCTCGATTCCCTGCGGCAGGCAGGCGATCTGGTGAAGCTCGGCGGCGCGCCGCCGGCCCGGCCCTCCGCCTCGCACCTGGTGTTCGATCACCGCGACAGCCGGCTGCTGACGACCTCCGGCTACGCCTACCTCAAGGTCGCGGAGGGGTGCAACAACCCGTGCACCTTCTGCGCCATTCCGGTCTGGCGGGGCCGGCTGCGCAGCCGCGAGATCGACAGCCTGGTGGCGGAGGCGAGAAACCTTACCGGGCGCGGCGCCCGCGAGCTGGTGCTGGTGGCCCAGGACACCACGCGCTACGGCGAGGACCTCGGCTACGGGAGGCACGGCCTCGTGCGGCTGGTCGAGGCGCTCCTCGCCGGCACGGACGCGGACTGGATCCGGTGCCTCTACGCCTACCCGACCACACTGGACGACGACCTGTTGCGGCTGATGGCGAGTGAGCGGCGGGTGGCGTCCTACCTCGACATGCCCCTGCAGCACAGCGACCGCCGGATGCTGCGCGCCATGCGCCGGGGCGGCACGGCGGAGCGCTACCGGCGGATCTTCGCGCGGGCGCGGGAACTCGATCCCGAGGTCAGTCTGCGCACGACCTTCATCGTGGGGTTCCCCGGCGAGGACGACGCGGCCTTCGAGGACCTGCTCGAGTTCGTTTCCGAGGTCCGGTTCGATCACCTGGGGGCTTTCGTCTACAGCCGCGAGACCGATACGCCGTCGGCGGCGTTGCCCGACCAGGTGCCGCGCGGCCTGGCCGAGGAGCGCCGGGAACGGTTGCTCGAGCTGCAGCGCGAGGTCTCTCTGGCGCGCCGCCGGCGTTTCGTCGGCAGGACGGTGCCGATGCTGGTCGAAGGGCCGTGCGAGGAGACCGAGCACCTGCTCTGTGCCCGGCACCAGGGGATGGCGCCGGACGTCGACGGTCGGGTGCTGATCAACGACATCGTCACGGCCGGTTCGGGGAGCGGAGACGGCGAAGCGTCGCTGGCCGACGTCGCGGCCGGCCGGATGGCGGAGGTCGAGGTGACCGATGCGTTCGCCGACGATCTGGTGGGCCGCGTGGTCGCCGCTCGGCCTGTCACAGCCTGGGCGAATGCCTGA
- a CDS encoding hydantoinase B/oxoprolinase family protein: protein MDPVRLELFSNRFAAIASEMGVMLQRTAMSVNVKERLDFSCGMLDADGRLLVNAPHIPVHLGALGECVRGVAAELDLAPGDVAVTNHPGYGGSHLPDITVIAPVHVEGRLIGYVANRAHHAELGGIRPGSMPPTAANLADEGVVIAPQYLVRRGEPQWDRIELLLSRGPAPSRSVEENLADLGAAVAANRRGVAALRQLAKGHGEDEVRRYMTALYSRAADRMRVALDEHAESTGRQVFSARERLDDGSPIEVEVTVDRGSARIDFTGSAATHPGNLNATPAIVRSATIYVLRLLIGVPLQLNEGLLEPVEIEIPRGMLNPEFPADPRQCPAVVGGNVETSQRVVDTLIRALGLCACGQGTMNNTLFGDDTFGYYETVGGGAGAGPGFAGASGVHTHMTNTRITDPEVLEHRYPVRLERFSLRPGSGGAGRYPGGDGLVRELRFLSPQQVSVLGQHRVEQPYGMDGGEPGTTGRARILRAAGGVRELTSVDQADVEPGDRLVLMTPGGGGWGRGEG, encoded by the coding sequence ATGGACCCGGTTCGGCTGGAGCTGTTCTCCAATCGGTTCGCCGCGATCGCGTCCGAGATGGGCGTCATGCTGCAGCGGACCGCGATGTCGGTCAACGTCAAGGAGCGGCTCGACTTCTCCTGCGGGATGCTCGACGCGGACGGCCGGCTGCTGGTCAACGCGCCCCACATCCCGGTGCATCTGGGCGCCCTTGGCGAGTGCGTGCGCGGAGTCGCGGCCGAACTCGATCTGGCGCCGGGCGATGTCGCGGTGACGAACCATCCGGGCTACGGTGGCTCCCACCTGCCGGACATCACGGTCATCGCTCCGGTGCATGTCGAGGGACGGCTCATCGGCTACGTCGCGAACCGGGCCCACCACGCCGAACTGGGCGGTATCAGGCCCGGCTCGATGCCGCCGACGGCGGCGAACCTTGCGGACGAGGGCGTCGTCATCGCGCCGCAGTACTTGGTGAGGAGGGGAGAGCCGCAGTGGGATCGGATCGAGTTGCTGCTGAGCCGGGGCCCGGCACCGTCCCGTTCGGTAGAGGAGAACCTCGCCGACCTTGGCGCGGCGGTGGCCGCGAACCGCCGCGGAGTGGCGGCTCTGCGGCAGCTCGCGAAAGGCCACGGCGAGGACGAGGTGCGCCGCTACATGACGGCGCTCTACTCGCGCGCGGCCGATCGCATGCGGGTGGCGCTCGACGAGCATGCGGAGAGCACCGGCCGCCAGGTCTTCAGCGCCCGCGAACGGCTTGACGACGGTTCGCCGATCGAGGTCGAGGTGACGGTCGACCGCGGCTCGGCGCGCATCGACTTCACGGGCAGCGCCGCGACGCACCCGGGCAATCTGAACGCCACTCCGGCGATCGTGAGGAGTGCCACCATCTACGTCCTCCGTCTGCTGATCGGCGTGCCGCTGCAACTCAACGAGGGGCTGCTGGAGCCGGTGGAGATCGAGATCCCACGGGGCATGCTGAACCCGGAGTTCCCGGCCGATCCGAGGCAGTGTCCGGCCGTGGTCGGGGGCAACGTCGAGACGAGCCAGCGGGTCGTGGACACGCTGATCCGGGCACTGGGTCTGTGCGCCTGCGGGCAGGGAACGATGAACAACACCCTGTTCGGCGACGACACGTTCGGCTACTACGAGACGGTCGGCGGGGGAGCCGGGGCCGGGCCGGGATTCGCGGGCGCCAGCGGCGTGCACACCCACATGACGAACACGCGCATCACCGATCCCGAAGTGTTGGAACACCGGTATCCGGTCCGCCTCGAGCGGTTCTCCCTGCGCCCGGGTTCGGGCGGCGCGGGTCGCTATCCGGGTGGCGACGGCCTGGTACGCGAACTGCGGTTCCTGTCGCCGCAGCAGGTCTCGGTGCTCGGTCAGCACCGGGTGGAACAGCCGTACGGCATGGACGGCGGTGAGCCCGGCACCACCGGCCGAGCACGTATTCTGCGTGCCGCGGGCGGCGTGCGGGAACTGACCTCGGTCGATCAGGCCGACGTCGAGCCGGGCGACCGCCTGGTCCTCATGACGCCGGGCGGCGGCGGCTGGGGTCGGGGCGAAGGCTGA
- a CDS encoding M24 family metallopeptidase — MTWPRSELLGALLSEEKAEALVVLAGSSRDPDLAPFVGGARLGDACVVAHGGGAHLVYFTSMEREEAARAEAQGVDLLHPADFGMEALRRDGKSREEILSAAVNSAFERAGIGAGRVVLAGRPPAGSALALARMLEKGGRQPVSGRGLMLALRRSKTRREIDGIAAAARATVAAFRSLAEMLAASSVREDGELWLEEERLTVARVKAGAAAVFAGYGLEQPESSIVAPAEEGATGHSTGTPDRVLRAGESVVVDLFPRGLLFADCTRTFCVGQPPGDLARAHGLVLKALGKSLDEVRPGVRGWTLHECVCRLFENEGFAVPDKNPGTQTGYFHLLGHGVGYELHELPSFRKTGPGTEEFRTGDVVTIEPGLYDPEAGWGVRLEDLVVVTGDGMTNLTPLPYDLDPRAWSP; from the coding sequence ATGACCTGGCCGCGCAGCGAGCTTCTGGGGGCGCTTCTTTCCGAGGAGAAGGCTGAGGCACTCGTCGTCTTGGCTGGGTCGAGCCGTGACCCGGACTTGGCGCCCTTCGTCGGAGGCGCGCGCCTGGGAGATGCCTGTGTTGTGGCGCATGGAGGTGGCGCTCATCTCGTGTACTTCACGTCGATGGAGCGAGAGGAGGCCGCTCGGGCGGAGGCGCAGGGCGTCGACCTACTTCACCCGGCCGATTTCGGGATGGAGGCGCTTCGTCGCGACGGCAAGAGCCGCGAGGAGATCCTCTCTGCCGCGGTGAACTCGGCCTTCGAGCGTGCCGGAATCGGGGCTGGCAGGGTAGTCCTCGCCGGGCGACCACCTGCCGGATCCGCTCTGGCCTTGGCTCGAATGCTTGAGAAAGGGGGTCGGCAGCCAGTCTCTGGCCGGGGCCTGATGCTGGCGCTGCGCCGGAGCAAGACACGGAGGGAGATCGACGGAATCGCCGCCGCCGCCCGTGCCACGGTGGCTGCCTTCAGGTCGCTGGCGGAAATGCTGGCCGCTAGCTCGGTTCGCGAGGACGGCGAACTTTGGTTGGAGGAAGAGCGTTTGACTGTAGCTCGGGTCAAGGCGGGAGCCGCCGCCGTGTTCGCCGGCTACGGTCTCGAACAGCCGGAGAGCTCCATCGTGGCCCCGGCGGAAGAGGGGGCCACGGGTCACAGCACTGGTACGCCAGATCGGGTGCTGCGGGCTGGCGAATCCGTGGTTGTCGACCTTTTCCCGCGTGGCCTGCTGTTCGCCGACTGCACGAGGACATTCTGCGTCGGCCAGCCGCCGGGGGACCTGGCGCGGGCGCACGGCCTGGTGCTGAAAGCGCTTGGCAAGAGCCTCGACGAGGTTCGACCCGGCGTGCGGGGCTGGACCCTGCACGAATGCGTTTGCCGCCTGTTCGAGAACGAGGGCTTCGCGGTGCCCGACAAGAACCCGGGCACACAGACCGGCTACTTCCACCTGCTGGGCCACGGTGTCGGCTACGAGCTGCACGAACTCCCCAGCTTCCGAAAGACCGGACCGGGCACGGAGGAGTTTCGGACCGGCGACGTGGTGACGATCGAACCCGGGCTCTACGACCCGGAAGCCGGATGGGGCGTGCGGCTCGAGGACCTGGTGGTTGTGACCGGGGACGGCATGACGAATCTCACGCCCTTGCCCTACGATCTCGATCCCCGCGCCTGGTCGCCCTAG
- a CDS encoding acyl-CoA dehydrogenase family protein has product MSQQKVQVSEEKARAVAEASRQKEWKNPSFMKELFLGNFRFDLISPYPTREEWRPEFESFYSALTDFLRDEVDPVEIDASEDYPDHVIDGLARLGAFGMKIPTEYGGLGFDQVEYAQVMELVGAFDGNLTALLSAHQSIGVPQPLNLFGTEELKRKYLPRCASGEISAFALTEPEVGSDPARLSTTAVLDGDFYVLNGTKLWCTNGTKAGLLVVMAMDPATEKISSFVVETEWEGVTVERRCHFMGLRALANGIITFDNVKVPKENLIGKEGRGLKIALTTLNDGRLSIPNSSVGAAKYCLKAVREFGSSRIQWGVPIGKHEAIAQKISDIAAYGFAMEAIVKLASHMSNDKRLDLRLESAACKEWNTWRGWQIIDETMQVRGGRGYETESSLRDRGEDPVGIERMMRDFRINRIFEGSSEIMHLIMAREAVDRHLQVAGALIDRRAGFGTKLAALPKIGLFYAWWYPTRWLAWGRWPRYAGYGRHARHLRFIDRAARKLARESFHGMLVYREKMERRQMFLFRLVDVVNELFAMAASISRAHTEAQGGVESAERSAALSDLFCRMARRRVKQLFRELWHNDDALKYKTAQEVMKGRHVGREELLADIDPAGRAPRQAAAAAS; this is encoded by the coding sequence ATGAGCCAGCAGAAGGTTCAGGTGAGCGAAGAGAAGGCCCGCGCGGTCGCCGAGGCGTCGCGCCAGAAGGAGTGGAAGAACCCCTCCTTCATGAAGGAACTGTTCCTGGGCAACTTCCGCTTCGACCTGATCAGTCCCTATCCCACGCGCGAGGAATGGCGCCCCGAATTCGAGTCCTTCTACTCGGCGCTGACGGACTTCCTGCGTGACGAGGTCGATCCGGTCGAGATCGACGCGTCGGAGGACTATCCCGATCACGTGATCGACGGTCTTGCCCGGCTCGGCGCGTTCGGCATGAAGATCCCCACCGAGTACGGTGGGCTCGGGTTCGACCAGGTCGAGTACGCCCAGGTGATGGAACTGGTTGGCGCCTTCGACGGCAACCTGACCGCGCTGCTGTCGGCTCACCAGTCGATCGGGGTGCCGCAGCCGCTCAACCTGTTCGGCACCGAGGAACTCAAGCGGAAGTACCTCCCGCGGTGCGCTTCGGGCGAGATCTCGGCCTTCGCGCTGACCGAGCCGGAGGTCGGTTCGGATCCGGCCCGGCTGTCGACCACCGCCGTTCTCGACGGCGATTTCTACGTGCTGAACGGCACTAAGCTGTGGTGCACGAACGGCACGAAGGCCGGCCTCCTGGTGGTCATGGCGATGGATCCGGCGACCGAGAAGATCAGCTCCTTCGTCGTCGAAACGGAGTGGGAAGGGGTCACGGTGGAGCGCCGCTGCCACTTCATGGGGCTCCGGGCGCTCGCCAACGGGATCATCACGTTCGACAACGTGAAGGTGCCGAAGGAGAACTTGATCGGCAAGGAGGGGCGCGGCCTGAAGATCGCCCTGACGACGCTGAACGACGGTCGCCTCTCGATCCCGAACAGTTCGGTGGGCGCCGCCAAGTACTGCCTCAAGGCGGTGCGGGAGTTCGGCAGCAGCCGGATCCAGTGGGGCGTGCCGATCGGCAAGCACGAGGCGATCGCGCAGAAGATCTCGGATATCGCGGCCTACGGCTTCGCGATGGAGGCAATCGTCAAGCTGGCAAGCCACATGTCGAACGACAAGCGGCTCGACCTGCGGCTCGAGAGCGCGGCCTGCAAGGAGTGGAACACCTGGCGCGGATGGCAGATCATCGACGAGACGATGCAGGTCCGCGGTGGCCGCGGCTACGAGACGGAGTCCTCCCTGCGCGATCGCGGCGAGGACCCGGTAGGCATCGAGCGGATGATGCGCGACTTCCGGATCAACCGCATCTTCGAGGGTTCGAGCGAGATCATGCACCTGATCATGGCCCGCGAGGCGGTGGACAGGCACCTGCAGGTGGCGGGCGCGCTGATCGACAGGCGCGCGGGCTTCGGCACGAAGCTGGCGGCGCTGCCGAAGATCGGCCTGTTCTACGCCTGGTGGTATCCGACCCGGTGGCTTGCATGGGGGCGCTGGCCCCGATACGCGGGCTACGGCCGTCACGCCCGGCACCTCCGCTTCATCGACCGGGCGGCGCGCAAGCTGGCGCGCGAGAGTTTCCACGGCATGTTGGTCTACCGGGAGAAGATGGAGCGTCGCCAGATGTTCCTGTTCCGGCTCGTGGACGTGGTCAACGAGCTGTTCGCCATGGCCGCTTCGATCTCGCGGGCCCATACCGAGGCGCAGGGAGGCGTCGAGTCGGCCGAGCGGTCCGCCGCGCTGTCCGACCTCTTCTGCCGCATGGCGCGGCGACGGGTGAAGCAGCTCTTCCGCGAGCTGTGGCACAACGACGACGCGCTGAAGTACAAGACAGCGCAGGAAGTGATGAAGGGGCGGCACGTCGGACGCGAGGAGCTTCTCGCCGACATCGATCCGGCGGGACGCGCTCCGCGCCAGGCGGCGGCCGCCGCTTCGTAG
- the trxA gene encoding thioredoxin translates to MTSEQIFNVDSQSFEEQVLGADSPVLVDFWATWCGPCRMVAPILDELADEYDGRVRIAKLDVDHAQDVAARYGVQGIPHFILFKDGEILGRMTGAAPKMRFEAFLNDHV, encoded by the coding sequence ATGACAAGCGAACAGATCTTCAACGTGGACAGTCAGAGCTTCGAGGAGCAGGTACTGGGTGCGGACAGTCCGGTCCTGGTCGACTTCTGGGCCACCTGGTGCGGGCCATGCCGCATGGTGGCGCCGATCCTGGACGAACTCGCGGACGAGTATGACGGCCGGGTACGGATCGCCAAGCTGGACGTCGACCACGCCCAGGACGTGGCCGCTCGCTACGGCGTACAAGGCATTCCGCACTTCATCCTGTTCAAGGATGGCGAGATCCTGGGCCGCATGACCGGCGCCGCGCCGAAGATGCGGTTCGAGGCCTTCCTGAACGATCACGTCTGA